A single Flavobacterium sp. 1 DNA region contains:
- a CDS encoding SusC/RagA family TonB-linked outer membrane protein: MELKFNCQKSASKIVLLFFMFFSFGYIGAQSKIKGTVKDVAGLGIPGVSVTQKGTKNMVGTDMDGNYSIDLKDNGQHVLVFTSIGFKRVEESVQGRTTINVALAEDNQVLEEVTVIGYGTQKKKLTTGAMSSLKTESFTERPISRVDQGLIGQVAGVRVKTTSGLPGQPFSVEIRGGGSITAGNEPLYVLDGFPIYTEPSNANGGFSNGSPLDNINPNDIASVEVLKDAAAASIYGSRAANGVVLITTKKGKLGKTKFSFNTYGGINKEANRVDMLSSQQWIDRSKVMLDAQWAASGISGASASQTMPERIATYNLTNPTTPLNPTNTKYYSYIYDARWDIPGHPGLDYIDWQDKVFQTGEFTNCQFTASGATDAVNYYVSANYQKNTGYIVGTDYTVFSARANVDIKLSDNFKMGINLAPSYSIKNDPGVEGKDNTLFKALTATPVFESTSNAAGEKYTTRYAWGSSTTNMLNALNRTGKNSMYRNLISTYATYQFVKGLTWKSTINFDNSDNTFEGYTPNDVISSIRGTYNTYRRQNIVNENTLNYDKSLGNHNFNVLLGQSFNSYEIMKSTLTSGALYNSSSIETLPAGSIGSTSGEKNTLLSYFARLQYNYKEKYLLSSSIRSDGSSKFGSERRWGTFYSLALGWRIKKEAFLDNVDWLSDLKLRTSLGTNGSNNIGSYAWRSTLATYNYSIGGAAAIGQGVSGIANPELHWEESKSIDFGLDFSFLKNRISGTFEVYRKDNSDLLLRVPVPTASGFPSYLTNIGEVQNQGWEFEINTVNITAKDFQWKTSANISHNENKVLALGPDQTKIEISNGFDGGVPFIKLEVGKPMYTIFGLQQNGVVTQADIDKGGTTIGGKSLVLGDPRYIDQNADGKINSVDRVDLGNPTPKFTWGITNDFKYKDLDLSILVQGQNGGTVYGLTGRAIDRTGMGQVENSLDVDPAVRGNWRTTFGYQANSDWLYKSDYISVRSISVGYNLKEAVKNIKRIDNIRLYVTGENIFYRNKYKVGFNPEAINTSGSSNNDFAVPVDYGGTPLAKSVVLGVNINFN; the protein is encoded by the coding sequence ATGGAATTAAAATTTAATTGTCAAAAATCAGCAAGTAAAATAGTTTTGCTGTTTTTTATGTTTTTTTCCTTTGGGTATATCGGAGCTCAAAGTAAAATTAAAGGTACAGTAAAGGATGTGGCAGGGTTAGGTATTCCTGGCGTTAGCGTGACCCAAAAGGGGACAAAAAATATGGTTGGCACCGATATGGATGGGAATTACAGCATCGATTTAAAAGACAACGGACAACATGTTTTGGTTTTCACTTCGATTGGTTTTAAAAGAGTCGAAGAATCTGTTCAAGGAAGAACTACGATTAATGTAGCTTTAGCAGAAGATAATCAAGTTTTAGAAGAAGTAACCGTGATTGGTTATGGTACTCAAAAGAAAAAATTAACTACTGGTGCAATGTCGTCACTTAAAACAGAAAGTTTTACAGAAAGACCTATTTCAAGAGTTGATCAGGGATTAATTGGACAAGTAGCCGGGGTGAGAGTAAAAACAACATCAGGTTTGCCAGGTCAGCCTTTTAGTGTTGAAATTCGTGGAGGTGGATCCATTACGGCTGGAAATGAGCCATTGTATGTACTAGATGGTTTTCCCATTTATACAGAACCATCAAATGCCAATGGAGGTTTTTCAAACGGAAGCCCATTAGATAACATCAACCCAAACGATATTGCTTCCGTTGAAGTGTTAAAGGATGCGGCGGCGGCTTCAATTTATGGTTCAAGAGCCGCTAATGGGGTTGTTTTAATTACTACTAAAAAGGGGAAATTAGGAAAAACAAAATTCTCTTTTAATACCTATGGAGGAATTAATAAAGAGGCTAATAGAGTAGATATGCTGTCTTCTCAGCAATGGATAGACAGATCAAAAGTAATGCTTGATGCGCAATGGGCAGCTTCTGGAATTTCAGGTGCTTCAGCTTCTCAAACAATGCCAGAAAGGATTGCAACTTATAATTTGACAAACCCCACTACTCCATTAAACCCAACTAATACAAAGTATTATTCTTATATCTACGATGCAAGATGGGATATTCCGGGACATCCAGGTTTGGATTACATTGACTGGCAAGATAAAGTCTTCCAAACAGGCGAATTTACTAATTGCCAGTTTACGGCTTCGGGAGCTACAGATGCTGTTAACTATTATGTGTCTGCTAATTATCAAAAAAACACAGGTTATATAGTAGGTACAGATTACACCGTTTTTTCTGCTAGAGCCAATGTTGATATTAAGTTGTCAGATAATTTTAAAATGGGAATTAATTTAGCTCCATCATATTCGATTAAAAATGATCCAGGAGTAGAAGGAAAGGATAATACATTGTTTAAGGCACTTACAGCGACTCCAGTTTTTGAAAGTACTTCAAATGCTGCAGGAGAAAAATATACTACTAGATATGCATGGGGCAGCAGTACGACCAATATGCTAAACGCATTAAACAGAACTGGTAAAAATTCAATGTATAGAAATTTAATTTCTACGTATGCTACTTATCAATTTGTAAAAGGATTGACTTGGAAAAGTACTATTAACTTTGATAACTCAGATAATACTTTTGAAGGATATACTCCAAATGATGTAATATCTAGTATTAGAGGTACTTATAATACTTATAGAAGGCAAAATATTGTAAATGAAAACACATTAAATTATGATAAATCTTTAGGAAATCATAATTTTAATGTGCTTTTGGGGCAATCTTTCAACTCTTATGAAATTATGAAGTCTACTTTGACATCAGGAGCTTTGTATAATAGTTCTAGTATAGAAACACTGCCTGCAGGATCGATTGGAAGTACAAGTGGAGAGAAGAATACACTGCTTTCTTATTTTGCAAGATTACAATATAATTACAAAGAGAAATATTTACTTTCTTCTAGTATAAGAAGTGATGGTTCTTCGAAATTTGGAAGCGAAAGACGTTGGGGAACATTTTATTCTTTGGCTTTAGGCTGGAGAATCAAGAAAGAAGCATTCTTGGACAATGTTGATTGGTTAAGTGATTTAAAATTGAGAACAAGTCTTGGAACTAATGGCAGCAATAATATTGGAAGCTATGCCTGGCGTTCTACATTGGCAACATATAACTATTCTATTGGCGGTGCAGCTGCAATAGGACAAGGAGTTTCAGGAATTGCAAATCCCGAATTGCATTGGGAAGAATCAAAAAGTATTGATTTTGGTTTAGATTTTTCATTCTTAAAAAACAGAATTTCTGGAACTTTTGAAGTGTATAGAAAAGACAATAGTGATTTGTTGCTAAGAGTTCCTGTACCAACTGCATCAGGATTCCCTAGTTATCTTACCAATATTGGTGAAGTGCAAAATCAGGGATGGGAGTTTGAAATAAATACTGTAAATATTACTGCAAAAGATTTTCAATGGAAGACATCGGCTAATATTAGTCATAACGAAAATAAAGTGTTAGCATTAGGTCCAGACCAAACTAAAATTGAAATTAGTAATGGTTTTGATGGTGGAGTGCCATTTATAAAATTAGAAGTAGGTAAACCAATGTACACTATTTTTGGATTACAGCAAAATGGTGTTGTAACACAAGCTGATATTGATAAAGGAGGGACTACCATTGGCGGTAAAAGCTTAGTTTTAGGAGATCCTAGATATATAGATCAAAATGCAGATGGAAAAATAAATTCAGTAGACCGTGTTGATTTGGGGAATCCAACACCAAAATTCACTTGGGGTATAACCAATGACTTCAAATACAAAGACCTTGATTTAAGCATATTGGTTCAAGGTCAAAATGGGGGTACTGTTTATGGGTTAACAGGAAGAGCTATTGATAGAACTGGAATGGGGCAAGTTGAGAATTCATTAGACGTAGATCCTGCTGTAAGAGGTAACTGGAGAACTACTTTTGGATATCAAGCGAATTCGGATTGGTTGTATAAATCAGATTATATTAGTGTTAGAAGCATATCTGTAGGATATAATCTAAAAGAAGCAGTGAAAAATATAAAGCGTATAGATAATATTAGACTTTATGTTACAGGAGAAAATATATTCTATAGAAACAAATATAAAGTAGGTTTCAATCCAGAAGCAATAAATACTTCAGGAAGTTCAAATAATGATTTTGCAGTTCCTGTAGATTATGGAGGAACTCCTTTGGCAAAATCAGTTGTTTTAGGTGTTAACATTAATTTTAATTAA
- a CDS encoding RagB/SusD family nutrient uptake outer membrane protein, with protein sequence MKKYIYLVTSALLIFALSSCENQLDQVPLSQGTTDNFYQTPNDFIQARNATYSYAFHGASTYGYANRVLNLSETRSDNLYATTTASRDWEGINGFFSSISSNSMVAEAYTTNYSAIYKANQLIEKIAEKGDQIFTVPADKASMLAEARFLRAFCYFDLIRWFGKVPLIDKTMTAQEVAKIGRAPIADIYKLIISDLELAIPDLSPSYDALNYGRVSKYGAKALLGLVYMTRSSPTYGIDGAMLGLNEWDKAYQQLNDIKASGLFVFGTDYATIFKTEGIANKENVLTIPYTQSISTSVGGNFMVEVGYEPYFASVGISSAQGSLEGRPISTEFLAKFDATDKRKTDCIATSYTVATGTYKGSYTFPVYKKYIDPTRYGTGGREDWGVDFMVIRYTDVLMLMAECTLHGGGGTQAEVDAIVNKVRARAGITAAAANITLDQLFAERRKEFFSEGTRWFDLIRSGNAVTIMNAWRATEDAAKRIQPVTNNSLLYPIPLQELLAVPGLYEQNVGYD encoded by the coding sequence ATGAAAAAATATATTTATTTAGTGACAAGTGCTTTGCTGATATTTGCGCTATCATCCTGCGAAAATCAATTGGATCAAGTTCCATTGTCTCAAGGGACGACAGATAATTTTTATCAAACTCCAAATGATTTTATCCAGGCTCGAAATGCTACTTATTCGTATGCTTTTCATGGTGCAAGCACTTATGGCTATGCTAATAGAGTACTAAACTTAAGTGAAACTAGATCGGATAATTTGTATGCCACAACGACTGCTTCTAGAGATTGGGAGGGTATTAATGGGTTTTTTAGTTCCATTAGCTCCAATTCGATGGTAGCTGAGGCTTATACAACTAATTATAGTGCCATTTATAAGGCTAATCAATTAATTGAAAAAATTGCAGAAAAAGGAGACCAAATTTTTACAGTTCCTGCTGATAAAGCGTCGATGCTTGCCGAAGCACGCTTCCTTAGAGCATTCTGTTATTTTGACTTGATACGCTGGTTTGGAAAAGTTCCGTTAATTGATAAAACCATGACAGCACAAGAAGTGGCAAAAATTGGCAGAGCTCCAATTGCAGATATTTATAAATTAATTATCTCTGATTTAGAATTAGCCATTCCAGATCTTAGCCCGTCTTATGATGCTCTAAATTATGGGCGTGTATCAAAATATGGAGCTAAAGCATTATTGGGATTAGTATACATGACTCGCTCAAGCCCTACTTACGGTATTGATGGTGCAATGCTTGGTTTAAATGAATGGGATAAAGCGTATCAACAATTAAATGATATTAAAGCAAGCGGGTTATTCGTATTTGGTACTGATTATGCAACAATTTTTAAAACAGAAGGAATTGCTAATAAAGAAAATGTATTAACTATTCCTTATACACAAAGTATTTCTACTTCAGTTGGAGGTAACTTTATGGTAGAAGTAGGATATGAGCCTTATTTTGCTTCAGTAGGAATATCATCTGCACAAGGTTCATTAGAAGGCAGACCAATATCAACAGAATTTTTAGCAAAGTTTGATGCAACAGACAAAAGAAAAACAGATTGTATAGCAACAAGTTATACGGTAGCTACTGGCACTTATAAAGGAAGTTATACTTTTCCTGTATATAAAAAATACATTGACCCTACTAGATATGGAACTGGCGGGCGTGAAGACTGGGGAGTCGATTTTATGGTAATTCGTTATACAGATGTTTTAATGCTGATGGCAGAATGTACGCTTCACGGAGGCGGAGGAACTCAAGCAGAAGTTGATGCAATTGTAAACAAAGTAAGGGCTAGAGCAGGAATAACTGCTGCTGCAGCTAATATTACTTTGGACCAATTATTTGCAGAAAGAAGAAAAGAATTCTTTTCTGAAGGAACTAGATGGTTTGATTTAATTAGATCAGGAAATGCAGTAACTATAATGAACGCGTGGAGAGCTACAGAAGACGCGGCTAAAAGAATTCAGCCTGTAACTAATAATTCATTATTATATCCTATTCCTTTGCAAGAACTTTTGGCAGTTCCCGGATTATATGAGCAAAATGTAGGTTATGATTAA
- a CDS encoding glycoside hydrolase family 28 protein has product MKKSIALIIMVIGFCQISLAQKNAKNVFPDGTKIPGWFNDSSKIKLEKLGKQYVITDYDVKNDSTVIQTAAIQKVIDKASENGGGVVIIPKGVFMSGALFFKPKTHLHVSEGGVLKGSDDISNYPIMSSRMEGQNLDYFPALVNAYGLDGFTISGKGTINGNGYKYYEAFWARRKENPKCTNLEVSRPRLVFVWNSKNVQFQDVKLINSGFWTNHFYKCQNVKLIDLYIFSPHEKVKAPSTDAIDIDVCSNFLVKGCYMSVNDDAIALKGGKGPWADTEEGNGENTNIIIENCTYGFSHSALTNGSESIHNKNVIMRNCSVTDVSRLLWLKMRPDTPQKYEYILVENIKGTAVKGLVVYQWNQFFDMKGRKDTPASYGEHVTLRNINLKCDKFYEVQKDPNIFLTDFTFENLNIESKNGEIDKSAIKGVTFKKVSVNGKLVD; this is encoded by the coding sequence ATGAAAAAAAGTATCGCATTAATTATCATGGTTATCGGATTTTGTCAAATTTCGTTAGCTCAAAAAAACGCTAAAAATGTTTTTCCTGACGGAACAAAAATCCCGGGTTGGTTTAATGATTCGTCTAAAATCAAATTAGAAAAATTAGGAAAACAATATGTTATTACAGATTATGACGTAAAAAACGACAGTACAGTAATTCAGACTGCAGCCATTCAAAAAGTGATCGATAAAGCTTCTGAAAATGGTGGAGGAGTAGTAATTATTCCTAAAGGAGTCTTCATGAGCGGAGCCTTATTTTTTAAGCCCAAAACACATTTGCATGTTTCCGAAGGCGGTGTATTAAAAGGTTCTGATGATATTTCTAATTATCCAATTATGTCTTCGCGTATGGAAGGTCAAAACTTGGATTATTTCCCAGCCTTAGTCAATGCTTATGGTTTGGACGGATTTACTATTTCGGGAAAAGGAACGATAAACGGTAATGGTTATAAATATTATGAAGCTTTTTGGGCAAGACGTAAAGAAAATCCAAAATGCACTAATTTAGAAGTTTCAAGACCGCGATTGGTTTTTGTTTGGAATTCTAAGAATGTTCAATTTCAAGATGTGAAGCTGATTAATTCGGGTTTTTGGACAAACCATTTTTACAAATGTCAAAATGTAAAATTGATTGATTTGTATATTTTTTCTCCGCATGAAAAAGTGAAAGCACCAAGTACAGACGCTATCGATATTGATGTATGTTCGAATTTTTTAGTAAAAGGATGCTATATGTCGGTTAATGATGATGCTATTGCTTTAAAAGGCGGCAAAGGACCTTGGGCAGATACTGAAGAAGGAAACGGGGAAAACACAAATATTATTATAGAAAACTGTACTTATGGATTTTCGCATTCAGCATTAACGAATGGCAGTGAATCTATACATAACAAAAATGTTATCATGCGTAATTGTTCGGTTACAGATGTATCGCGTTTATTGTGGTTGAAAATGAGACCGGATACTCCTCAAAAATACGAATACATTTTGGTCGAAAACATTAAAGGAACTGCCGTAAAAGGATTGGTTGTTTATCAATGGAATCAGTTTTTTGATATGAAAGGACGTAAAGATACTCCAGCTTCTTATGGAGAGCATGTAACTTTACGTAATATCAATTTAAAATGCGATAAGTTTTACGAAGTGCAAAAAGATCCGAACATATTTTTAACGGACTTTACTTTTGAAAATCTGAACATTGAATCCAAAAATGGTGAAATTGATAAAAGCGCCATTAAGGGAGTTACCTTCAAAAAGGTATCTGTAAATGGTAAATTAGTGGATTAG
- a CDS encoding sulfatase-like hydrolase/transferase translates to MMNLKKVFIYTAFLFLCNAGIYAQQKKTAKERKPNVIVIIADDMGWNDVGYNGSEIKTPNVDNLAKNGVQLNRFYVSPTCSPTRAALLTGRPASRMGILAPISDKSELKLPDSIPTLPQLLKKNGYETALIGKWHLGLQLSSSPKAYGFDYSYGFLHGQIDQYTHRYKNGDQSWYRNGKFIEEKGHTTDLVTQESIKWLSEIRNKKENFYLQVAYSAPHFPLQEEEKWKIPYNKIAKDSSRRDYDAAMAHLDHSIGILLDNLKKQKLDENTLIIFMSDNGAMENWDSRKEYGGIHRSNTTLGDNTPLRDWKTSNYEGAVRVPCVLNWKGHLKKYKNSDYISVIDFLPTILGLAGVEKLPQTVEGQNIWKEISDNKEIKDRSLYIRGHLQACLIQKPWKLVQNLPSKKGKDDYELFNIEKDPEEKNNLLSQNESIFVKLKQELDIQIKKDPKIKTTNKSE, encoded by the coding sequence ATGATGAATTTAAAAAAAGTATTTATTTATACAGCCTTCTTGTTTTTATGTAATGCAGGAATATACGCACAGCAAAAAAAAACAGCTAAAGAACGAAAGCCTAATGTTATCGTTATTATTGCTGATGATATGGGTTGGAATGATGTTGGTTACAATGGATCGGAAATCAAAACCCCAAATGTTGACAATTTGGCTAAAAATGGCGTGCAGCTTAATCGTTTTTATGTGAGTCCTACTTGTTCTCCTACACGAGCGGCATTGCTTACGGGCAGACCTGCAAGCCGTATGGGAATTTTAGCCCCAATAAGTGATAAAAGCGAATTGAAACTGCCGGATTCAATCCCTACTTTACCTCAATTATTGAAGAAAAATGGATATGAAACCGCACTTATTGGCAAATGGCATTTAGGTTTACAATTGAGCAGCAGTCCAAAAGCTTATGGTTTTGATTATTCCTATGGCTTTTTGCACGGACAAATTGATCAATACACACACCGATACAAAAACGGTGATCAAAGTTGGTATAGAAATGGAAAGTTTATTGAAGAGAAAGGCCACACAACCGATCTGGTAACTCAAGAATCTATTAAATGGCTTTCGGAAATTCGTAATAAAAAGGAGAATTTCTATTTGCAGGTGGCATACAGTGCGCCACATTTTCCTTTGCAGGAAGAAGAAAAATGGAAGATACCTTATAACAAAATAGCTAAAGATAGTTCCCGCAGAGATTATGATGCAGCAATGGCGCATCTAGATCACAGTATTGGAATTTTACTCGATAATTTAAAAAAACAAAAGTTAGACGAGAATACGCTTATTATTTTCATGAGTGATAATGGCGCCATGGAAAATTGGGATTCCAGAAAAGAATATGGAGGAATACATCGATCAAATACAACCTTGGGGGACAATACACCATTGCGCGATTGGAAAACTTCCAATTACGAAGGTGCTGTACGAGTGCCTTGTGTGTTGAATTGGAAAGGCCATTTAAAAAAATATAAAAATTCGGACTACATTTCGGTGATTGATTTTTTGCCTACCATTTTAGGATTAGCTGGGGTTGAAAAATTGCCACAAACGGTAGAGGGGCAAAATATATGGAAGGAAATTTCAGATAATAAGGAAATTAAAGACCGTTCTCTTTATATTCGAGGACATTTACAAGCTTGTTTAATTCAGAAGCCTTGGAAATTGGTTCAAAATTTACCCTCTAAAAAAGGCAAGGATGATTATGAACTGTTTAATATCGAAAAGGATCCAGAAGAAAAGAACAATCTTTTATCTCAAAATGAATCAATTTTTGTGAAATTGAAACAAGAATTGGATATCCAAATTAAGAAAGATCCAAAAATAAAAACGACAAACAAATCAGAATAA
- a CDS encoding glycoside hydrolase family 105 protein, giving the protein MKKLNQIFVLLFLGAFAVAQSQTTDATAPLHLLQPEYPTPYVIPEKANVKAVLDRVYTFLEANTASKVVNKKDNSEVTNFKKIDGNIAFEKGAFRLTSYEWGVTYAGMLLTAKETSDKKYENYVNKRLQLIADLYANTDEKNIENSPIHSVIKPHALDDAGALCAAFIKAKKMGLAANIDPVINNLITFISQKQQRLSDGTLARNRPQMNTLWLDDMFMSVPALAQMGGYTGDVKYFDDAVKQVIQFSQRMFNAEKGLYMHGWVESMQVHPQFHWARANGWAVMTMVELLETLPKNHPGYPKVLAQLQAHIAGLQKYQDGTGFWHQLIDRNDTYLETSATAIYTYAIARAINRGYVDKMTYAPTVLLAWNAVASKVNDKGQVEGTCVGTGMGFDPAFYYYRPINIFAAHGYGPVLLAGAEVIALLNNSQFEINDSSIQLKKG; this is encoded by the coding sequence CCGTATGTTATTCCTGAAAAGGCAAACGTAAAAGCAGTTTTGGATAGAGTTTATACTTTTTTAGAAGCGAATACTGCTTCAAAAGTTGTAAATAAAAAGGATAATTCGGAGGTTACTAATTTCAAAAAAATTGACGGTAATATTGCTTTTGAGAAAGGTGCATTTAGGCTTACGAGTTACGAATGGGGAGTGACTTATGCAGGAATGCTCTTGACTGCAAAGGAGACTTCGGATAAAAAATACGAAAATTATGTAAACAAAAGACTGCAGCTGATTGCGGATCTTTATGCCAATACAGATGAAAAAAACATTGAAAATTCTCCAATACATTCGGTAATTAAACCACATGCTTTGGACGATGCCGGAGCGTTATGTGCTGCCTTTATCAAAGCAAAAAAAATGGGTTTAGCAGCAAACATCGATCCAGTAATCAATAATTTAATTACATTCATTAGTCAAAAACAACAGCGTTTGAGTGACGGAACTTTGGCACGAAACAGACCTCAGATGAACACGCTGTGGCTTGATGATATGTTTATGAGCGTTCCTGCGCTTGCGCAAATGGGAGGTTATACAGGAGATGTAAAATATTTTGATGATGCTGTAAAACAAGTGATTCAATTCTCGCAAAGAATGTTTAATGCCGAAAAAGGTCTTTATATGCATGGTTGGGTAGAGTCAATGCAGGTTCATCCTCAATTTCATTGGGCAAGAGCAAATGGCTGGGCGGTTATGACTATGGTCGAATTGTTGGAAACATTGCCGAAAAATCATCCAGGATATCCAAAAGTATTGGCGCAATTACAAGCTCATATTGCTGGATTGCAAAAATATCAAGATGGAACTGGTTTTTGGCATCAGTTAATTGACAGAAATGATACGTATTTAGAAACTTCTGCGACAGCAATATATACTTATGCCATCGCAAGGGCAATAAATAGAGGGTATGTAGATAAAATGACGTATGCTCCAACTGTTTTACTAGCTTGGAATGCAGTAGCTTCAAAAGTCAATGACAAAGGTCAGGTTGAAGGAACCTGCGTAGGTACAGGAATGGGCTTTGACCCGGCATTTTATTATTACCGTCCGATAAACATATTTGCTGCTCATGGTTATGGTCCAGTTTTATTGGCTGGTGCCGAAGTGATTGCGTTGTTAAATAACAGTCAATTTGAGATAAATGACAGTTCTATACAATTAAAAAAGGGATAA